The DNA window TGTGCTTATTGGATTGAAACCTGAAGCATTGTGGGCTTTGTTGTTCTTGTAGGAGGAAAGATGAAGCTGTTGGTCTTGCTCGGTGTTCTCCTCTGCCTTTTTGCCGTTCATCATAGTGGTGAGTTTTTATACAGAATACATGTTCTTCTTAAAGACAAGTTAAGTTAATTTTTATGGTAAAAAAATGCAGTAATGATTAAATATTACATAATCTGTATATGCATGCTTTAATacttgtgtctgttttttagtCATGATTCTCGTCGATGTGATAATGTCACATTTAAAAGACATCATTTGTTGTTAGTGACTGCATGTGCACAAAGAGGTCTCtgtccaagtgtgtgtgtgtgtgtgtgtgtgtgtgtgtgtgtgtgtgtgtgtgtgtgtgtgtgtgtgtgtgtgaggattggtcaaaaataatatttgagGAGGGTATCCTGAAGTCTTCTGGGAGAGAGCTCAGTTTTCCGATCTTGAATCCCGTCTTTGTGTTCGGAAAGCCCAGGAATGTTTGggaatgttaatttttttttctctttcctcctcctcctcacagaggCCAGAGTCATCCCAGAAGGAGgtacagtaaataaataacatctcTTTTTATAAGATGCATACATATTTTGACACAATATATTCCATATAAAAGTGTCAGATTTCcttttctgctttatttgttttgattttaatcTTGAAATATCAGAAAAGTTGTGAATGTAGTCTTTTCTTTAAATTCCACTCGTCTGCATactaaaggaaaatattttacTATTTATAGATTTGTCTGAGAGCTTTAGTTACTTTgcatattaaaatgtttaataccTACTGAAAGGTACATGAACACAAAGTGTGACCACATCACCATGGTAACGGTTTGTGTCCTGCCCATCTTTAGTGCCTTATGATGAACCTCCAGCTGTCCCTTACTGGCCTTACTCCACCTCTGACTTCTGGAACTACGTTGAATACTTCAGATCCATCGGTGCCTATAACCACATCAACGAGTTGGCCCGGGCCTTCTTTGCCCACCAGCACCTCGGGGACACCCTGGGGTATGAGAGCAACGCGGGACACGAGCACTGAGAGAGCAGCAAGGCGGCTGTTCAGAATTTGTTCTTTTAATACCGTACACAATTTAAATAAGAGTTGAGGACATTTTAACAGACGTTAAATGAAAGAAGTTAAGGCATAGAGTGTCAAGTGTAATACTGTTTGTAGGCTAGCCAAACATATATAGAGAACAGATGTAGCCCCTTTGAGGAATTGTACAATATCATGTTGCTATATGCCATGAATGAATAAACATGTGCCAACTTAAGCaatgtctttaaaaagatatggttctcctttttttaattattataataaaatgtttattattaaaTGATTATTCTCAATCACGTCATActgtattgtgtatttttcttgaATTTATagtttttgattgattgattgattaaatttatttcagacatatcaaaaataaaatcaaacatatcaaaaatacaaaacaaaatgaaaagcatgaaaatacaataaacaaaaaacaatgttcaaattatttcacaaaaaaataaaaataaaattacataATATACAtaagctcaataattaatatttattaaattaaattaacttcctgtgttccttataatctctctatatatacaatttgctatactatatttatgatactatatttgatatttatagATTTTATAGTGTTGGTAAGAGAGTTGTTTCGGGGTTAATTAAACcttaaaactgaaaatatagTTAGACAAATGCTGTATTTGAAACAGCCTACATGCTTCTATAGTTTTGGGCGGAATTTTGGctataaagataaagaaagttatttttgttattttttcacaaGTTCATAGTAGTCAgaatattgtacatttatttaaaaccaGTAGAAAGCAGTAATGCAACATTTTGGATACCAACGGCCTTTTATAATCCCccgcagaagaagaagtgcgGAACCTTTCAGTAAAGAGTTAGCCGCCGGGCCCATTTGAGTGTGACACcgttgttttgtttatgtgagCGATCTATTTCAGCGACTcccaaacaacatttttgtaagtAATTACTGTCGAAccgacaaaacaaaatgaaacctgCAGTGGACGAGATGTTTCCTGAAGGAGCTGGACCTTACGTGGACCTGGACGAGGTACGTTTGGTGTGAAGATGTGGAGAGAAAATGTCGATTTAATCTCCCAACACGCAGGCTGACGTTAGCTAAAGTTAGCCTAGCTCAATGCTACGAAAGAAGAATgtaaacattaagaaaacaagTTATAAATTACATTATGAAGGCAGTGCTCTCAACTACATTTAATACAACAAGAAAGACAAGCTCAAGTATGATTAATGCAATATAAATttaataaagataaacacacaataaaaatatttaggaCACAAGTGAGTGCAGGATGTGCAGAGGGTCCTGTTTCCGGATTTTGTGTATTTACtgattattttacattaaaaaggtaagtatttaatgttattatcattatgccatgtgtttgtgaatttaatagtagtgtgtttgtgtgtcagtgagtgatgtgtgtttgcactgcTGTGTGTTGACAGGCAGGGGGCAGCAGCGGCCTGCTGATGGACCTGGCAGCCAATGAGAAAGCAGTTCACTCTGATTTCTTTAATGGTAAGTTACTTTATTTCACATCTAAGTGACTCAATATAGAGTGGATGAGAAATGAAATACAttctaaataaatgtgattcatatttttaaacacaaatcttTCTGACGTATTTAAAAGCTGAACTAAAAACAAGTGTCATCAACAGGtttttatagaatagaatagaataaaatagaatagaatagaatagaattactttattgatcccaaactaggacattgtggcgttacagcagcaggttgtccaaacacacaatatgagtaaaaaacacaatattagcaaatctaaacacaatataatattaaatacaaagtaaataagcactaaaaatatcaaaactaagaatgtgaatataaacaaccaggatttaactaagcattactagtcttaaataggaagattaaatatggaagattaaatgtaaatgtgcaaaaacagagtagtaaatggacagtattgacacaagttaaagtgcatgagtgtagacatgttataagcagaaactatacaatataacggtgagtagacaaacaaatgaagtgaacatgagtgcagggataatttgtaaatgtaacatgtgcagaacagattagagtatggagagacagatattatcatgatgacagttctctgctcgcatgaggtgagctgttgtacagagttatggtaagaaagatttcttgtatctgtctgttggagaagctgctccgctgtttgtccagtagggtgtgcagagggtgatcaggattatccataatggatttgaacagtttgttcagagtcctcctctctgtcaccactacatAAGAGTCCAGCTCGCAGCCtgtcacagagcaggccttcttaatgagtttgtccagtctcttagtgtcaccagctccaatgctgctcccccagcagaccacgGCAGATAAATATAGATTatattcttttatttgtatCATGACTCTATTCAGTATGAGTAAAGACATGTTGCATGATGCTACAAAAGAAGCAACAAAATACTCACCCTCACCTCCTGCGTGTTAAGCTTTCTCTTGAGgtatgttatattgtatagtttctgcttataatatgtctacactcatgcactttaacttcagtactgtccatttactactctgtttttgcacatttacatttaatcttcctatttaagactagtaatgcttacttaaatcctggttgtatatattcacattcttagttttgatttttttagtactttgtatttaatattatattgtgtttaaatttgctaatattgtgttttttactcatattgtgtgtttggacaacctgctgctgtaacgccacaatttcccagtttgggatcaataaagtaattctactttattctattctataactTAAGAGATCAGGAAGCTGAAACACATGAAAGAACTGTTCCAACACATATAAAACATCTTTTAAGTGGCGGCATTATATCACTAGGAACACCCAGAATATTccagtatttaaaaatatgaataaatggGAGAAACAGCTTATTAACAATCTGCATTAAAAATTGAATTTTAGTGGAAGCACATTATCCTGTTTTCTTGCTTAAACCACAATGCCTTCTTTTAATTAACCCTCAAAAGTTATCCAGTTATTTCCCTGTAAACACAAGTGAATGTGTTCCTCACACACGTAAACACGCACGCACAGGACGCACAAAAGCACCAGGCTAATCGGTTTTCCGTCTTGAAGCGTCGGCTGCAGGCCAAAACAATTTTTGTCTCAGCAGCACATgacctagaaaaaaaaaaaaaagagctgattgttaaaaaaaagaagagaacgaaagaggaaaggaggagagagagagggaggatggtAAAGAGAGTTTATGGCTGCAGTCAGACTGAAACTCAGCGGGACACCTCGCCAGtcagctgctttaaaaacacacacacacacacacacacacacacacacacacacacacacacacacaccatgtggaCCCAGGTTTTAGATCACCTGGGTTGTAAACACTATGAAACTGTCAGTTGGTGAAATCTCATGAATGGTACAAACTTGCTCGAGGCACTAACAGGGAGTCCCCTCAGGTCCCTTCATGACAATAATGAAATccactgaaaatgtttgaatgctGTGTTTCAGTCAGAGTTACACTGACAGACAGTTTGTGAACAGAATGATGCAACTTAAAGGTTTTATTAGAAACAGAATGTTGTGGTTTTTTCTGAAGCACTTCAAAGGAACTCTACAACCTTAAGCCCTTTTCGCTGCAGAAACTTTCCTCAGGATCGAGAAACATTTGAACCTCACGCTGAGACCCAacaggatctgtgtgtgtgcggtaAAGATGAAaaatctcaggagaactacgagCTCACTCAGGAGTAAAGAGAACAACGTACAAAAACACACGTTACTCAGGGACAGACCGCGATGAAGTGTGCAGTGGAAACACTAACAAAGACCCTGGACAGGTCGTGATCAGCCTGCGGACACAGATCCTGTGGGTTTTAAAGTTCTTGGATTAATTCCCTTTGAAATGATTGAAACACTGGTGGTGGAGCTTGCAGATCTACTTTCTGTGATTGATCCAATATCTGCAAAATTTTCATTTAAGccactttttaaaagaaaataattcaactggtgttttgtctttttgtgttttacgTATCAACACATCAGTGGATGAGCTGAAAAACAATTTACAGCAAACAAACTAATGCTGTGGTCATGTTACACATTTACCCTGTGGATAAAAGCCGGCTTAGAAAACAGCAAACTGCAATGATGAGGTTTTTACTTCAAGTCAAGGGATGTGAAACAAAAGCCTGCACTATGTCTTCCATACTTCAGGTTTTCTCTGACCTGACGCAGACATGACACCATCATGttaaagcctttttaaaaagctcaaCTTATCggtgtgaaatacattttctggaGCAGGTTGTGAAAAGAAGGTATAGCGTTGGGGtcggggggtggggagggggctTGTTTACAGTGTTCACAGTTGCAAGGGGTTATGGGTAGCCGTGgggaaggctttttttttgactcacTCTGTCCCTTATTAGGCTGAACACAGGAATGTCTTGTTCCTGGAAACCACACAGACATGAAAGAAAAGAGTTCCCAAAGCCTGGTGAGCTGACACAGGTTCAGCCTGTGGACATTTTGAGCTGATTGGTGTAAATAAGTATGATTAAAGCCGacatcatgtgatgctttataGTGTTTAATTACAGCTGCAAATcacttttagtttgaaaaacCCTGGAGGAATATTTCGGTACTTTCCACAACAGTTAGATCGTGGTGGATGTGTCTCCAAAAGACGACTCACAAGGTCAGAGTACATTTTACATTGGAACTAACTGCACTTAAGCCAAAGATGTTAGTGGTCAAAGTagcatcaattaaaaaaagacaactttttttaattcactttcaGCAGATGAAACTACAAACTAAATACAGTGTTGACTCGTAAGCTCAAAAAGCTCTGAAAGAAATGTCAACAAATccagttttaaaatgataaattattttgcacctcttgttttgtttaagaAGCTCTGCGTAGAGTTTAAAAATGCATCTTTCTTCTGGGGGAACACTTTCTTTTACTCGTCAGGTGAAGCTTAGAGACAAGCCGCTATATGTTTAGTCGTCCAGCACATGCTAAGTGTCGTATTACTCGTATATGTGGCTTCATTTTTGCAGTGCATCTAATAAGTAAACTTAAAAaagttaacaaaataaaagctgcagataAGTGCCCAAAACATAATTCACAGGTAAGGATGTTATAGTTGATAAAACAGCGTGACTTCTTCTAACCCTGCTCtcctttttgtgtctttctctttttttttctacctgcaGACTTTGAGGATCTGTTCGACGACGACGACCTGCAGTGACGACATCACCCGAACACCTGCGCTTCACTGTGAACGTGTCGATAAGAAAATGAAATCGTGCTCATTCTGACCACAGCTTCTGTCTTATTTATATCCCCAACATGTCCCACACCACCACACTTtaataaagccttttttttcccctcttttgtacaataaataaaaaaaaaaagctgtcttCATTGGTGAaccaggtgttttttttaaattctgaggATCCCTCACATTCCAGCTTCAGAGAAAATTATGAGTATGGTTTTGGCGCTGTCGTGTTTGAATCTGCTCCTGGCTGGATTGCAGGTTTGCTGGCTCTGCGAAACACCTGTTAGCAAACGTTAATTACATACGAGATATAGTGTTAACATGACCGCTAAATGCTCACGACGGGACGGGACAGGAAAAGGGGGctgcaaaaaaatgtggaaatactaaaaaataaagCGGTCTTGTTCAGGTGTTAGACTCCGGCTGTAAAATCATTGTCTGAGCCAGAGAGTAAAGATGCAGTCAGTGATCATAAAGAGGCCGAATGTTAAAGCTCTACTAGCAATCACTTGTGACGGGGCGTCTGATCGCCTAGCGGTTATGGCGCGTGCCTCATGTACAGGGGCTATTGTCCTCATCCaagcggctgtgggtttgaatccgccCTCcgcccctttgctgcatgtcatcccacactctcttcccaacatttcctgtctctctccagagacttaataaaggcaaaaacacaaaaagatcaGTCCCTTAAGTCCATCAAGAGACCAATCCCAAACAGACTC is part of the Labrus mixtus chromosome 19, fLabMix1.1, whole genome shotgun sequence genome and encodes:
- the otos gene encoding otospiralin; the encoded protein is MKLLVLLGVLLCLFAVHHSEARVIPEGVPYDEPPAVPYWPYSTSDFWNYVEYFRSIGAYNHINELARAFFAHQHLGDTLGYESNAGHEH
- the cops9 gene encoding COP9 signalosome complex subunit 9, which gives rise to MKPAVDEMFPEGAGPYVDLDEAGGSSGLLMDLAANEKAVHSDFFNDFEDLFDDDDLQ